A genomic region of Corallococcus exiguus contains the following coding sequences:
- a CDS encoding peptidoglycan-binding protein → MPQKQALNSPFAPFVPAEEDPRDFLRLGSQGLQVSALQSRLKTLHPEVGEVDGHFGPKTFAAVTAFQRSRGLVPDGVVGPKTAGALGLHLSSPRTPSAPVANKASANDAEALVEKFSSRWSTDEKGLAQALYNRGADAHFVIAAFRLLDAEYTSDSDDVALQYVALVRSRQGPALEMLKKERALRNLLIDCLAAGVVFPDEDAQIQFLRGLAGPTPVPSGGSQPHPGIEIMVQAALAQKGKKYVYGAEVAATNRDAKAFDCSELVEWAAAQAGAKMPDGSQNQRAHCREKKTIIPVEEAIRTRGALLFTKGHVAISLGNGMTIEAANKEKGVCSQKATDRGWVEAGLVPDFYKGGVSSRTPQRVSSAQAVSTPKTAPASNKVASAATGDGTSGNVINGYVLYPNEVRGEGTIAWRNNNPGNIRNGSFANAHGAFKGKHNRHFAIFPNHATGFAALIELLKTQQYQTLSVTAAMKRYAPASDDNDPVAYARTLSKKTGVDVNRLLSSLSSAELQKFAAAIQQVEGWKAGVVYSRRDPRLAGLGIQSADVSAPSVAATTPASQGTKQTSSIQAAVRGSSSPALKLPATAHQETLRKLGQQARERMNKKNLGLCAKGVCEMLSAVGYSYGLDRPYVSSGIVGKVYDYGTGQWIAASTKGYYVSKHSHLDKKTELVTDDSHVKCAAASDSAKFMKHTLELLKFIECTALLRGHGSLGAPPQQSVETLRSLPEGAIVVFGPALSRSVLKQADKSYKQGGTGHAGHVGVLLREGNEVLVVADGLLTSNGSKYTVEMCLSSYAWAVGFVPTTAPFKASSKDRVQPVV, encoded by the coding sequence ATGCCACAGAAGCAAGCCTTGAATTCGCCCTTCGCGCCGTTCGTGCCAGCCGAGGAGGACCCTCGGGATTTCCTCCGATTGGGTAGTCAGGGCTTGCAGGTGAGTGCCCTGCAATCGCGGCTGAAGACGCTTCACCCAGAGGTTGGCGAGGTGGACGGTCACTTCGGACCGAAGACCTTCGCGGCGGTGACAGCGTTTCAACGGAGCAGGGGACTGGTTCCCGATGGGGTGGTGGGGCCCAAGACGGCGGGAGCGCTCGGGCTCCACCTCTCTTCTCCCCGCACCCCATCGGCGCCGGTGGCCAACAAGGCCTCCGCGAACGACGCGGAGGCGTTGGTCGAGAAGTTCTCATCGAGGTGGTCCACGGACGAGAAGGGGCTCGCCCAGGCGCTTTACAACCGGGGGGCTGACGCGCACTTCGTCATCGCCGCGTTCCGGCTGCTCGACGCGGAATACACCTCGGACTCCGACGACGTGGCGTTGCAGTACGTCGCGCTTGTCAGGTCCCGCCAGGGCCCGGCCCTCGAGATGCTGAAGAAGGAGCGCGCGCTCCGGAACCTGCTGATCGACTGTCTCGCAGCCGGTGTCGTCTTCCCGGACGAGGACGCGCAAATCCAATTTCTGCGAGGGCTCGCCGGGCCCACCCCTGTCCCATCGGGGGGATCCCAACCCCACCCAGGCATCGAAATCATGGTGCAGGCCGCGCTGGCGCAGAAGGGGAAGAAGTACGTGTATGGCGCGGAGGTGGCGGCCACGAACCGCGATGCCAAGGCCTTTGACTGCTCCGAGCTCGTGGAGTGGGCCGCGGCGCAGGCGGGCGCCAAAATGCCAGACGGTTCGCAGAACCAGCGGGCACACTGCCGCGAGAAGAAAACCATCATCCCCGTGGAGGAGGCCATCCGGACACGTGGAGCGTTGCTCTTCACGAAAGGACATGTGGCCATCAGCCTCGGGAACGGGATGACGATCGAGGCCGCCAACAAGGAGAAAGGTGTCTGCAGCCAGAAGGCCACGGACCGAGGTTGGGTGGAGGCGGGGCTCGTCCCCGATTTCTACAAGGGAGGCGTGTCGAGCAGGACGCCCCAGCGGGTCTCCTCGGCGCAAGCCGTCTCCACGCCAAAGACGGCGCCGGCATCCAACAAGGTGGCATCCGCCGCGACAGGTGACGGAACCTCGGGCAACGTCATCAACGGCTACGTCCTCTACCCGAACGAAGTGCGCGGCGAAGGCACCATCGCCTGGCGCAACAACAATCCGGGAAACATCCGCAATGGCTCCTTCGCGAATGCGCATGGTGCATTCAAGGGAAAGCACAACCGCCATTTCGCCATCTTTCCGAACCACGCCACGGGCTTCGCCGCGCTCATCGAGCTGCTCAAGACCCAGCAATATCAGACGCTCTCCGTGACGGCGGCGATGAAGCGCTACGCGCCCGCCTCCGATGACAACGATCCGGTGGCCTACGCCCGCACGTTGTCGAAGAAGACCGGAGTCGATGTGAACAGGCTCCTCTCGAGCCTGAGCAGCGCGGAGTTACAGAAGTTCGCGGCGGCCATCCAGCAGGTGGAGGGTTGGAAGGCCGGGGTTGTCTACTCCCGGAGGGATCCGAGACTCGCCGGGCTGGGGATCCAGTCCGCGGACGTCAGCGCGCCGTCCGTCGCGGCGACCACGCCCGCATCCCAGGGAACGAAGCAGACCTCCTCCATCCAGGCCGCCGTCAGGGGCTCATCTTCTCCCGCGTTGAAGCTCCCCGCGACGGCCCATCAGGAAACGCTCCGGAAGCTGGGACAGCAGGCCCGGGAGCGGATGAACAAGAAGAACCTGGGGCTCTGTGCCAAGGGCGTCTGCGAGATGCTGAGTGCGGTGGGTTATAGCTACGGTTTGGACCGCCCCTATGTCTCGAGTGGCATCGTCGGCAAGGTCTATGATTACGGCACCGGCCAGTGGATCGCCGCCTCGACCAAAGGCTATTACGTGTCGAAGCACAGTCACCTGGACAAGAAGACGGAGTTGGTCACGGACGACTCCCATGTGAAGTGTGCGGCTGCCTCGGACAGCGCCAAGTTCATGAAGCACACCTTGGAGTTGCTGAAGTTCATTGAGTGCACGGCGCTCCTCCGGGGCCACGGCAGTCTGGGGGCACCTCCCCAGCAGAGCGTCGAGACGCTCCGCTCACTCCCCGAAGGAGCCATCGTCGTCTTCGGTCCAGCGCTGTCTCGCAGCGTGTTGAAGCAAGCAGACAAGTCGTACAAGCAGGGAGGCACCGGACACGCGGGGCATGTCGGGGTGTTGCTGCGCGAGGGTAACGAGGTGCTGGTGGTGGCGGATGGGCTGTTGACCAGCAATGGAAGCAAGTACACGGTCGAGATGTGCCTTTCCAGCTATGCCTGGGCTGTTGGCTTTGTTCCGACAACGGCACCGTTCAAGGCATCCTCGAAGGACCGTGTGCAACCCGTCGTCTGA
- a CDS encoding OprO/OprP family phosphate-selective porin produces MSAFSAAHLATLGLLLLAAPPARAQATEPEKAPEPPIVQLSEEGYTFSTADKAFVLKIRGQVQGDGRFYVADSDRSGTNTFLIRRLRPFLDGTLFGFVDFRLMPDFGVNQPLIQDAYIDLRPVEWLRLRAGRFKTPFGLELLQANTDVPFIERSLTFDLVPIRDAGLQLHGDIAGGRLAYAFAVVNGDPDGASIDVNTDDSFDMVARVFAQPFKGDTDSALQGLGLGVAVSRGLQFGTPSTNTSTTALVPQRSTGQEIIFSFLNNGTTGPTVVADGEHVRLSPQGYFYWGPVGLLAEYVLSSQEVSIGDQRARLRHHAWQAYASYVLGGDASFTGPKPHQPFNPKTGKGGALEISARYQGLDMDDEAFPIFADPTRSVSQARGFGVATLFAFNRRVRVALNYHHTTYVGGAVEGDREAENVVMSRFQVAF; encoded by the coding sequence GTGTCCGCCTTCTCCGCCGCCCACCTCGCCACCCTGGGGTTGCTGTTGCTCGCCGCGCCCCCGGCCCGCGCCCAGGCGACCGAGCCCGAAAAGGCCCCGGAGCCCCCCATCGTCCAGCTCTCCGAGGAGGGCTACACCTTCTCCACCGCCGACAAGGCCTTCGTGCTGAAGATCCGCGGACAGGTCCAGGGGGACGGCCGCTTCTACGTGGCGGACTCGGACCGGAGCGGCACCAATACGTTCCTCATCCGGCGCCTGCGTCCCTTCCTGGACGGGACGCTGTTCGGCTTCGTGGACTTCCGGCTCATGCCGGACTTCGGCGTCAATCAGCCACTCATCCAGGATGCGTATATCGACCTGCGCCCCGTCGAGTGGCTCCGCCTGCGCGCCGGCCGCTTCAAGACGCCCTTCGGGCTGGAGTTGCTCCAGGCCAACACGGACGTCCCCTTCATCGAACGCTCGCTCACCTTCGACCTGGTCCCCATCCGCGACGCGGGCCTGCAGCTGCACGGCGACATCGCCGGAGGGCGCCTCGCGTATGCGTTCGCGGTGGTCAACGGCGATCCCGACGGTGCCAGCATCGACGTCAACACCGACGACAGCTTCGACATGGTGGCCCGCGTCTTCGCCCAGCCCTTCAAGGGCGATACGGACTCCGCGCTCCAGGGCCTGGGCCTGGGCGTCGCCGTCTCCCGGGGCCTCCAGTTCGGCACGCCCTCCACCAACACCTCCACGACCGCCCTGGTGCCGCAGCGCAGCACCGGCCAGGAGATCATCTTCAGCTTCCTGAACAACGGGACCACCGGACCGACCGTCGTCGCGGACGGAGAGCACGTGCGTCTGTCGCCCCAGGGCTACTTCTACTGGGGCCCGGTGGGGCTCCTGGCGGAGTACGTCCTGTCGTCACAAGAGGTGAGCATCGGTGACCAGCGCGCGCGCCTGCGCCACCACGCGTGGCAGGCGTATGCGTCGTATGTGCTGGGCGGGGACGCGTCCTTCACGGGCCCCAAGCCCCACCAGCCCTTCAACCCCAAGACAGGCAAGGGCGGCGCGCTGGAGATCTCCGCGCGCTATCAGGGCCTGGACATGGACGACGAAGCGTTCCCCATCTTCGCGGACCCCACGCGCTCCGTGAGCCAGGCCCGGGGCTTCGGCGTCGCCACCCTCTTCGCCTTCAACCGGCGCGTGCGCGTCGCGTTGAACTATCACCACACGACCTACGTGGGCGGGGCGGTGGAAGGCGACCGGGAAGCCGAGAACGTCGTGATGTCCCGGTTCCAGGTCGCGTTCTGA
- a CDS encoding peptidase domain-containing ABC transporter codes for MGTWRELKRRWRRVPLLQQFTAADCGPTCLAMVLAYHGAPARPAEVREAVGAGRGGAHALALVEAAKRFGLDARGVSLGMDEVPVLDRGSILHWEFNHYVVFDGLWRGGVDVVDPALGRRRLSWDEFRDAFTGVALLFEPTSALRGGHTRPALLRRLPALLRGHAGNWTRIFAVSLVLQVLSLVLPFLMGMGVDRVVPRQDTSLLAALGVGVGLVLVCHVLATSLRSALLVRLRVELDVGMAGQLVRHLLSLPYAFLQQRSSGDLMMRINSLAIIREALGAATLAVMLDGLLILSSVGMLAGLSRPLLLAVGAVAAAQVLVLLLTRRRREELLASEMHAQAKSQDFTVEMLSGLEVLKSSGAQGQAVGHWEELYTRQLNASSRKRYYQGVVEALAAGLQVGAPSVLLGTGLWQVLRGELTLGAMLTAQALALGALAPLASLVAVGGQVQLASGYLERIDDLLETAPEQDARKVRPAPKLAGGITVEGVRFRYGALESPSLQDVSLRIAPGQWAAIVGPSGGGKSTLARVLLGLYRPEAGRVLFDGMDLTELESDSVRQQLGIVVQDTRLFNASVRSNIAFADPSIPLAAVVDAATRAGIHEDILALPLGYDTPLGDQGASLSGGQRQRLALARALVRRPSVLLLDEATSALDAVTERRVQQALQSLSCTRVTIAHRLSTVVGADILFVMEKGRIVEQGTHAELLARGGAYSRLVAAQLELPSRSRARAG; via the coding sequence ATGGGCACGTGGCGTGAGCTGAAGCGGCGGTGGCGCCGGGTGCCGTTGCTCCAGCAGTTCACCGCGGCGGACTGCGGCCCCACGTGCCTGGCCATGGTGCTGGCGTACCACGGCGCCCCGGCGCGGCCGGCGGAGGTGCGCGAGGCGGTGGGGGCGGGGCGCGGAGGCGCGCACGCGCTGGCGCTGGTGGAGGCAGCGAAGCGCTTCGGCCTGGATGCGCGGGGCGTGAGCCTGGGCATGGACGAGGTTCCCGTGCTGGACCGCGGCTCCATCCTCCACTGGGAGTTCAACCACTACGTCGTCTTCGACGGGCTGTGGCGGGGTGGGGTGGACGTGGTGGATCCGGCCCTGGGACGGCGGCGGCTGTCCTGGGACGAGTTCCGCGACGCCTTCACCGGCGTGGCCCTGCTGTTCGAGCCCACGTCCGCGCTCCGGGGAGGCCACACGCGGCCGGCCCTGCTGCGCCGCCTGCCAGCCCTGCTGCGCGGGCACGCAGGCAACTGGACGCGCATCTTCGCGGTGTCGCTGGTGCTGCAGGTGCTGTCCCTGGTGCTGCCCTTCCTCATGGGCATGGGGGTGGACCGGGTGGTGCCACGGCAGGACACGAGCCTGCTGGCGGCGCTGGGAGTGGGCGTGGGGCTGGTGCTGGTGTGCCACGTCCTGGCCACGTCGCTGCGCTCGGCCCTGCTGGTGCGGCTGCGCGTGGAGCTGGACGTGGGCATGGCGGGCCAGCTGGTGCGGCACCTGCTGTCACTGCCGTATGCCTTCCTCCAGCAGCGCTCGTCGGGCGACCTGATGATGCGCATCAACAGCCTGGCCATCATCCGCGAGGCGTTGGGCGCGGCCACGCTGGCGGTGATGCTGGACGGGCTGCTCATCCTCTCCTCGGTGGGGATGCTGGCGGGCCTGAGCCGGCCGCTGCTCCTGGCGGTGGGGGCCGTGGCGGCGGCGCAGGTGCTGGTGCTGCTCTTGACGCGGCGGCGGCGCGAGGAGTTGCTGGCCAGCGAGATGCACGCGCAGGCGAAGTCCCAGGACTTCACGGTGGAGATGCTGTCCGGCCTGGAGGTCCTGAAGTCCTCCGGCGCGCAGGGACAGGCGGTGGGGCACTGGGAGGAGCTCTACACGCGGCAGCTCAATGCCTCCTCGCGCAAGCGCTACTACCAGGGCGTGGTGGAAGCGCTGGCGGCGGGACTCCAGGTGGGCGCGCCCTCGGTGTTGTTGGGCACGGGGCTGTGGCAGGTGCTGCGCGGCGAGCTGACGCTGGGGGCGATGCTGACGGCCCAGGCGTTGGCGCTGGGCGCGCTGGCCCCCCTGGCCTCCCTGGTCGCGGTGGGCGGGCAGGTGCAGCTCGCTAGCGGCTACCTGGAGCGCATCGACGACCTGCTGGAGACGGCCCCGGAGCAGGACGCACGAAAGGTGCGGCCCGCGCCGAAGCTGGCGGGTGGCATCACCGTGGAGGGCGTCCGTTTCCGCTACGGCGCGCTGGAGTCACCGTCCCTGCAGGACGTGTCGCTGAGGATTGCACCGGGGCAATGGGCGGCCATTGTCGGCCCCTCCGGCGGAGGCAAGTCCACGTTGGCGCGCGTGCTCCTGGGTTTATACCGGCCGGAGGCGGGGCGGGTGCTCTTCGACGGGATGGACCTGACGGAGCTGGAGAGCGACTCGGTGCGCCAGCAACTGGGCATCGTGGTGCAGGACACGCGGCTGTTCAACGCGTCGGTGCGCAGCAACATCGCCTTCGCGGATCCGTCCATCCCGCTGGCGGCCGTGGTGGACGCGGCGACGCGCGCGGGCATCCACGAGGACATCCTCGCGCTGCCGCTGGGCTACGACACGCCCCTGGGAGATCAGGGGGCCAGCTTGTCCGGAGGGCAGCGTCAGCGGTTGGCCCTGGCGCGCGCGCTGGTGCGTCGACCCTCGGTGCTGTTGTTGGACGAAGCGACGAGCGCGCTGGACGCCGTCACCGAGCGGCGCGTGCAGCAGGCGCTGCAATCCCTCTCATGCACCCGCGTCACCATCGCCCACCGGCTGAGCACCGTGGTGGGCGCGGACATCCTCTTCGTCATGGAGAAGGGCCGCATCGTGGAGCAGGGCACGCACGCGGAGTTGCTCGCTCGAGGCGGGGCCTACTCGCGGCTCGTGGCGGCCCAACTCGAGCTGCCCTCACGCTCCCGGGCCCGCGCGGGATAG
- a CDS encoding Ig-like domain-containing protein, whose translation MPVFHGARRLALCLLTFVLACGSTEPDPKPGEDDDSDKVAALTLSPNGATLLVGESLTLAAQALDDSGHALQNFQVTWSSQLPAYATVAGGRVTGVAPGGTVITAKVGSVSTTLTVIVMPDDASRPSSDEVLASAHEAGLINDEELLAYRVYAAFSDPRLPLQYKARVEPAFDVTPLEELHARFDDLSAPMQDALGMYLLRPADPGSWLNTPLPDARLSSMKRPSCKPHSDGWYSLSKSHAKVKVWFEFAIAGQREQADLLDKAIENEIWPKLMALGLKEPLTDGSIAVCNGGSPQLDLYLSRNMNGRGLTLPEGLDNTQAATYILLWDGLGDDELKGAATHELMHAIQWSYKTKGPQGSYGWIRDATANWAIDQVYGQQQPQLEHDYADCFMSSPDLSLEDRSPGHCKSPAAGPLAARDYGAYLFFQFLAKKHGPNVVVAALEKLTTETSSLTAVDSSVPGKLEKTWPDFAKVLWNQAPIDAKAESFAKWDQLTEKVKPHAIKGDLAGAPEHKEELHDELKNLSNHYEHFTFSDPNTRSLIFHNGWFKNITDSKDPVKVLALWNDASGTWHEEDWSDYEYVGLCRDMKSQRAQDLIIITSNAKFAPNGGGSLKAAKTPYLKRSNLGCWKYKGTSKAVLTGAGWSGRGKILDSNLEYQVLGAFATADYEHLNLPHTKRLGAFMIMPVSGDFTLDVDYNFGGCRYTHGPTKYALVANGGVMLMNPFNELKSPDPDTQDWLSHASRSYTSAIGDGRIVDIAVGGGPDCRGPEKDAPGNILLTDTGSPPLAKPNGELSGTFPYADAVFTWTLQPQSEP comes from the coding sequence ATGCCTGTGTTTCATGGAGCCCGCCGGCTCGCGTTGTGCCTGCTCACGTTCGTCCTCGCCTGCGGTTCCACCGAACCCGATCCGAAGCCTGGGGAGGACGACGACAGCGACAAGGTCGCGGCGCTCACCCTCTCGCCGAACGGGGCGACGCTCCTGGTGGGCGAATCGCTGACCCTGGCCGCCCAGGCGCTCGACGACAGCGGCCACGCGCTCCAGAACTTCCAGGTGACCTGGTCCTCCCAGCTGCCCGCGTACGCCACGGTGGCCGGCGGCCGGGTGACAGGCGTGGCGCCGGGCGGCACGGTCATCACGGCCAAGGTGGGCTCGGTGAGCACGACCCTGACGGTGATCGTGATGCCGGACGACGCGTCCCGTCCGTCCAGCGACGAGGTCCTGGCGTCCGCGCATGAGGCAGGCCTCATCAACGACGAAGAGCTGCTGGCCTACCGGGTGTACGCCGCGTTCAGCGATCCCCGGCTGCCCCTCCAGTACAAGGCCCGCGTCGAGCCGGCCTTCGACGTCACCCCGCTCGAGGAGCTTCACGCGCGCTTCGACGACCTCTCCGCGCCGATGCAAGACGCGCTCGGGATGTACCTGCTGCGCCCGGCTGACCCGGGGAGCTGGCTCAACACGCCCCTGCCCGACGCCCGGCTGAGCAGCATGAAGCGACCCTCCTGCAAGCCCCACTCCGACGGCTGGTACTCCCTTTCGAAGTCCCACGCGAAGGTGAAGGTCTGGTTCGAGTTCGCCATCGCGGGTCAACGCGAGCAGGCCGACCTCCTCGACAAGGCGATAGAGAATGAGATCTGGCCGAAGCTGATGGCGCTGGGGCTCAAGGAGCCACTCACCGACGGGTCCATCGCTGTCTGCAACGGAGGAAGCCCCCAGCTCGACCTCTACTTGTCCCGCAACATGAACGGCCGGGGATTGACCCTCCCGGAAGGCTTGGACAACACGCAGGCCGCCACCTACATCCTGCTGTGGGATGGGCTTGGCGATGACGAGCTCAAGGGTGCGGCGACCCACGAGCTGATGCACGCCATCCAGTGGTCCTACAAGACGAAGGGCCCGCAGGGCAGCTACGGGTGGATCCGCGATGCGACCGCGAACTGGGCCATCGACCAGGTGTATGGCCAACAGCAGCCACAGCTCGAGCACGACTACGCCGACTGCTTCATGAGCTCCCCGGACCTGTCCCTGGAGGACCGCTCCCCGGGCCACTGCAAGTCGCCGGCGGCGGGCCCGCTGGCGGCACGGGACTACGGCGCCTACCTGTTCTTCCAATTCCTGGCGAAGAAGCACGGCCCGAACGTCGTGGTGGCGGCGCTGGAGAAGCTGACCACGGAGACCTCCAGCCTCACCGCGGTGGACTCCTCCGTCCCTGGCAAGCTGGAGAAGACCTGGCCGGATTTCGCGAAGGTGCTCTGGAACCAGGCGCCCATCGACGCCAAGGCGGAGTCCTTCGCGAAGTGGGACCAGCTCACGGAGAAGGTGAAGCCCCACGCGATCAAGGGCGACCTGGCCGGCGCGCCCGAGCACAAGGAAGAGCTCCACGACGAGCTGAAGAACCTGTCCAACCACTACGAGCACTTCACGTTCAGTGACCCGAACACGCGCTCCCTGATCTTCCACAACGGGTGGTTCAAGAACATCACCGACTCGAAGGATCCGGTGAAGGTGCTCGCGCTCTGGAACGACGCGAGCGGGACGTGGCACGAGGAGGACTGGAGCGATTACGAGTACGTGGGCCTCTGCCGTGACATGAAGTCGCAGCGGGCCCAGGACCTGATCATCATCACCAGCAACGCGAAGTTCGCACCCAATGGCGGCGGGAGCCTGAAGGCAGCGAAGACGCCCTACCTCAAGCGCAGCAACCTGGGCTGCTGGAAGTACAAGGGCACCTCGAAGGCGGTCCTGACGGGGGCGGGCTGGTCCGGCCGGGGAAAAATCCTCGACTCGAACCTGGAGTACCAGGTGCTGGGAGCCTTCGCGACCGCGGACTACGAACATCTGAACCTCCCGCACACGAAGCGGCTGGGAGCCTTCATGATCATGCCGGTCAGCGGCGATTTCACGCTCGACGTCGACTACAACTTCGGAGGCTGCCGGTACACGCACGGGCCCACGAAGTACGCGCTGGTCGCGAATGGAGGGGTGATGTTGATGAACCCCTTCAACGAGTTGAAGTCGCCGGATCCCGACACCCAGGACTGGCTGTCGCATGCGTCGCGCTCGTACACGTCAGCGATTGGTGATGGACGCATCGTGGATATCGCCGTCGGCGGCGGCCCGGACTGCCGGGGTCCGGAGAAGGATGCCCCCGGGAACATCCTCTTGACGGACACGGGTTCACCGCCGCTCGCGAAGCCCAATGGCGAGCTGTCCGGGACGTTCCCCTACGCGGACGCCGTCTTCACCTGGACGCTGCAGCCTCAGAGCGAACCCTGA